One Kaistella polysaccharea DNA segment encodes these proteins:
- a CDS encoding cytidine deaminase yields MQKEHTIKFESIESYDHLDEMEKMLFDKAMKFRDLAYAPYSDFTVGCAILLENGEIITGSNQENAAYPSGLCAERTTIFYTGANYPDVKIKKLFVIGAPRNATSSVPIPPCGACRQSILEYEAKQNEEIEIYFASLGGAIYKTKSIRELLPFSFDSSYL; encoded by the coding sequence ATGCAAAAAGAACATACTATAAAGTTTGAATCTATTGAAAGTTATGATCATCTCGATGAAATGGAGAAGATGCTATTCGATAAAGCAATGAAGTTTCGTGATTTAGCGTACGCGCCGTACTCTGATTTTACCGTTGGTTGTGCAATTTTACTGGAGAATGGTGAGATTATAACCGGCAGCAATCAGGAAAATGCAGCGTATCCTTCAGGCTTATGTGCCGAAAGAACAACCATTTTTTATACCGGAGCAAATTATCCAGACGTCAAAATCAAAAAACTTTTCGTTATTGGTGCGCCTCGAAATGCAACTTCATCTGTTCCGATTCCGCCTTGTGGAGCATGCCGACAATCTATTTTGGAATATGAAGCCAAGCAAAATGAAGAGATCGAGATTTATTTTGCCTCTCTTGGTGGAGCCATTTACAAAACAAAATCTATTCGGGAACTCTTGCCCTTTTCTTTTGATTCCTCATATCTTTAA
- the pafA gene encoding alkaline phosphatase PafA produces MFKKLSVVLLAVLCSGFNAQKNKSSQVERPKLVVGLVVDQMRWDFLYRYYEKYQNDGFKRLLKEGYSLNNVHINYIPTYTAVGHTTIYTGSVPAIHGIAGNDWFDKTTGKNVYCTTDESVKPVGTESVKSGSHSPKNLWSTTITDELMLATNFKSKVVGVSLKDRASILPAGHNPTGAYWFDDTTGNFITSSYYMNELPKWVNDFNNQKMPEQLVKNGWNTLLPIAQYTESSPDNSPWEGLLGSAKTPTFPYNNLAADYQAKRDVIRSTPFGNTLTMKAAEAAIKGEQLGADAITDFLVVNLASTDYAGHRFGPNAIEVEDVYLRLDRDMAEFFKYLDQTVGKDQYTVFLSADHGGAHAEGFMEEHKMPTGFYGEDNKEFNTLLKSKFNVDNLVAKVTNNQVYLDDKLMTDNKLDADQVKQYLIDILNKDKSVLFAVDMKKAGSATIPEPVRTRIVNGYTWQRSGDIQVIYHDSWLPTYSKLGTTHGAWNSYDSHIPLIFMGWGIKSGESNKEYNMTDIAPTLSALLRVQFPSGNVGNPIIEVIGK; encoded by the coding sequence ATGTTCAAAAAATTAAGCGTCGTTCTTTTAGCCGTATTGTGCTCTGGATTCAATGCCCAGAAAAATAAATCATCACAAGTCGAAAGACCAAAACTCGTAGTGGGTTTGGTGGTGGATCAAATGCGATGGGACTTTCTTTATCGGTATTATGAGAAATACCAGAATGATGGTTTCAAAAGGTTACTGAAAGAGGGCTATTCTTTAAACAACGTTCATATAAATTATATACCGACTTATACAGCAGTTGGTCATACCACAATCTACACGGGCTCCGTCCCAGCGATTCACGGTATTGCTGGCAACGACTGGTTTGATAAAACCACGGGAAAAAATGTGTATTGCACAACGGACGAAAGTGTAAAACCGGTCGGAACAGAAAGTGTAAAATCAGGAAGTCATTCACCCAAAAATTTATGGTCAACAACCATTACCGACGAATTAATGTTAGCAACGAACTTTAAGTCGAAAGTAGTTGGAGTTTCTTTAAAAGACCGCGCCTCAATTCTTCCGGCGGGACATAATCCAACCGGCGCTTATTGGTTTGATGATACTACAGGTAATTTTATCACCAGTTCCTACTATATGAATGAATTGCCAAAATGGGTCAATGATTTTAATAATCAAAAAATGCCAGAACAATTGGTGAAAAATGGCTGGAATACGTTACTTCCGATAGCTCAATATACCGAAAGTTCTCCAGATAATTCGCCGTGGGAAGGACTTTTAGGCAGTGCAAAAACGCCTACTTTTCCGTATAACAATCTTGCAGCAGATTATCAGGCAAAACGAGACGTTATTCGATCCACTCCTTTTGGAAATACCTTGACCATGAAAGCTGCAGAGGCCGCAATTAAAGGCGAGCAGTTAGGTGCCGACGCAATTACTGATTTTCTGGTGGTTAACCTGGCTTCTACCGACTATGCCGGACACCGTTTTGGTCCTAACGCGATCGAAGTAGAAGACGTGTATTTGAGATTAGACCGTGATATGGCCGAGTTTTTCAAATATTTAGATCAAACAGTTGGAAAAGATCAGTATACGGTTTTCCTTTCAGCAGATCATGGAGGTGCGCACGCAGAAGGTTTCATGGAAGAACATAAAATGCCAACCGGATTTTATGGCGAAGACAATAAAGAATTTAATACCCTATTAAAATCTAAATTCAATGTTGATAATCTGGTTGCAAAAGTGACCAATAATCAAGTTTATTTGGATGATAAATTAATGACCGACAATAAATTAGACGCCGACCAGGTGAAACAGTATTTAATTGATATATTGAACAAAGATAAATCAGTCTTGTTCGCTGTTGATATGAAAAAAGCGGGTTCAGCTACTATTCCAGAACCAGTGAGAACGCGAATTGTGAATGGATATACCTGGCAAAGAAGTGGCGATATTCAAGTAATTTATCATGATTCTTGGTTGCCAACGTATTCAAAATTAGGAACTACACATGGCGCGTGGAATTCTTATGATTCTCATATTCCTTTAATTTTTATGGGTTGGGGAATTAAATCAGGAGAAAGCAACAAAGAATATAATATGACCGATATTGCACCAACTTTGTCCGCATTATTAAGGGTTCAGTTTCCAAGTGGGAATGTGGGAAATCCGATCATTGAAGTGATTGGAAAATAA
- the hemL gene encoding glutamate-1-semialdehyde 2,1-aminomutase: MNYQRSSALFDEAYKYIPGGVNSPVRAFKSVGGVPIFMKAAKGAYLTDADDNQYIDYINSWGPAILGHTHPEVLEAIKKQAEKGFSYGTPTELETEIAKFIVENVPNIDQIRMVSSGTEACMSAIRLARGFTGRNKFIKFEGCYHGHSDSFLIKAGSGAATFGNPSSPGVTPGTAHDTLNAKYNDIEQVEDLFRHNQGEIAAVIIEPVAGNMGCVLPENNFLQKLRKLCDENGALLIFDEVMTGFRLAFGGAQELYNVKADLVTFGKVIGGGLPVGAFAGRNEIMDHLAPKGAVYQAGTLSGNPLAMRAGLTTLQIIKNDNSFYENLNKTTETLDFEIGKILNSKSIEHRINRKGAMMSVFFHINAVSNFDEAANANHALFNNFFHQLLAKGIYLPPSGYETWFISDAIKEKEIDKTLDVIQQFEYS, from the coding sequence ATGAATTACCAAAGAAGTTCAGCTTTATTTGACGAAGCTTACAAATATATCCCGGGCGGCGTGAATTCTCCCGTTCGTGCCTTTAAATCCGTAGGTGGCGTTCCTATTTTTATGAAAGCTGCAAAAGGTGCTTACCTTACTGATGCCGACGATAACCAGTACATCGATTATATCAATTCTTGGGGTCCCGCAATTCTCGGACATACACATCCCGAAGTTTTAGAAGCCATTAAAAAGCAGGCAGAAAAAGGTTTTTCTTACGGAACACCAACCGAGCTGGAAACTGAAATCGCAAAATTTATTGTAGAAAATGTTCCAAATATCGACCAGATTAGAATGGTTTCTTCAGGCACAGAAGCCTGTATGAGCGCCATTCGTTTGGCTCGGGGTTTTACCGGAAGAAATAAATTCATCAAATTCGAAGGTTGTTATCATGGGCATTCCGATTCTTTTTTAATTAAAGCGGGTAGTGGAGCTGCAACTTTTGGAAATCCTAGTTCTCCTGGTGTAACGCCCGGAACAGCGCACGATACTTTGAACGCAAAATATAATGATATTGAACAAGTAGAAGATTTATTCCGTCACAATCAAGGTGAAATTGCTGCAGTTATTATCGAACCTGTTGCCGGAAATATGGGTTGCGTTTTACCGGAAAATAATTTCCTACAAAAACTGAGAAAACTTTGTGATGAAAACGGAGCGCTTTTAATTTTTGATGAAGTTATGACGGGTTTCCGTTTGGCATTTGGTGGCGCTCAGGAATTATATAATGTGAAAGCTGATTTAGTCACCTTCGGAAAAGTGATTGGTGGCGGACTTCCTGTGGGTGCTTTTGCCGGACGAAATGAAATCATGGATCATCTTGCGCCGAAAGGAGCAGTTTACCAAGCCGGAACATTAAGCGGAAATCCATTGGCGATGCGCGCCGGATTAACGACTTTACAAATCATTAAAAATGATAATAGTTTTTACGAAAACCTGAATAAGACGACCGAAACTTTAGATTTTGAAATTGGAAAAATTTTGAATTCTAAAAGCATCGAACATCGAATCAACCGAAAAGGTGCGATGATGAGTGTGTTTTTCCACATCAATGCGGTTTCAAATTTTGATGAAGCTGCCAATGCAAACCATGCACTTTTTAATAATTTCTTTCATCAGTTATTGGCGAAGGGAATTTATTTGCCACCGAGCGGTTACGAAACCTGGTTTATTTCTGATGCGATAAAAGAAAAGGAAATCGATAAAACATTAGACGTGATTCAACAGTTTGAATATTCTTAA
- a CDS encoding Ppx/GppA phosphatase family protein, producing MRIAAIDIGSNAARLLINEVTEPKKGKPQFTKLNLLRIPLRLGMDVFTKGEIGKEREQMIMDSMTVFSNLMKIYKVEHFRACATSAMRDAKNGPEIIGKVKKSSGIDIEIISGDEEAGLVFENHVADALDKNSAYLYIDVGGGSTELMFYENGLMAYEKSFNIGTIRLLNGLVTEDLWKEMKEEIRKNINSKKPVVAIGSGGNINKIFSMSKTKDGKPMSSAYLKKYYKEMNDLSVAERMSKFNLREDRADVLVPALQIFNNVMSWSDIDKIFVPKISVADGLIHSIYDGLQKK from the coding sequence ATGAGAATTGCCGCTATCGACATCGGAAGTAATGCAGCGCGCCTGCTTATAAATGAAGTAACGGAACCTAAAAAAGGAAAACCACAGTTCACGAAACTTAATCTTTTGCGTATTCCACTGCGTCTGGGAATGGATGTTTTTACCAAAGGTGAAATCGGCAAAGAGCGAGAGCAGATGATTATGGATTCGATGACAGTTTTCAGCAATCTAATGAAAATTTATAAAGTCGAGCATTTTCGGGCTTGTGCGACCAGTGCAATGCGAGATGCGAAGAACGGTCCTGAAATTATTGGGAAAGTCAAGAAATCTTCGGGTATTGACATCGAGATTATTTCTGGAGATGAGGAAGCAGGTTTGGTTTTTGAAAACCATGTCGCCGATGCACTCGATAAAAACTCCGCCTATCTTTATATTGATGTGGGCGGCGGTTCCACAGAGCTTATGTTCTACGAAAATGGTCTGATGGCGTATGAGAAATCTTTCAATATCGGAACGATTCGCTTGCTGAACGGTTTGGTTACTGAAGATTTATGGAAGGAAATGAAGGAGGAAATCCGAAAAAATATTAATAGTAAAAAGCCGGTTGTAGCCATTGGATCAGGCGGAAATATTAATAAGATATTTTCGATGAGCAAAACGAAGGATGGCAAACCAATGTCCAGCGCTTATCTGAAAAAATATTATAAAGAAATGAATGACTTGTCTGTTGCCGAGCGCATGAGCAAGTTTAATCTGCGGGAAGACCGCGCCGATGTTTTGGTTCCGGCTTTGCAAATTTTCAATAATGTAATGAGTTGGAGTGATATTGACAAAATATTTGTGCCGAAAATATCTGTTGCAGATGGTTTGATTCACAGTATTTATGACGGTCTCCAAAAGAAGTAA
- the truA gene encoding tRNA pseudouridine(38-40) synthase TruA, which produces MRYCIDFSYLGKNYFGYQIQPHEISVQEVLENALSTILREEIKITGAGRTDTGVHAKKIFAHFDTEKNLGENLIYQLNSFLPQDIAIKRIFPVRENFHARFDATFRTYEYYIDLEKNPFTQDSSWQIWKRDLDVNRMNAACEILLTYEDFTSFSKLHTNTKTNYCKIYKANWEQTGSQLIFTISADRFLRNMVRAIVGTMVEIGNGKLEPQDLQRIIGDKNRNSAGTSAPPQGLFLVDVGYDF; this is translated from the coding sequence ATGAGGTATTGTATCGACTTTTCGTATTTGGGTAAAAATTATTTTGGCTATCAGATTCAGCCTCATGAAATTTCTGTACAGGAAGTTTTAGAAAATGCGTTATCGACAATTCTTCGCGAAGAAATTAAAATTACAGGAGCCGGGAGGACTGATACCGGCGTTCATGCGAAGAAAATATTTGCGCATTTCGATACTGAAAAAAATCTGGGGGAAAATTTAATTTATCAACTGAATAGTTTTTTGCCGCAAGATATTGCGATCAAAAGAATATTCCCGGTAAGAGAAAATTTTCACGCACGGTTTGATGCAACGTTTCGTACATATGAATATTACATTGATTTAGAGAAAAATCCATTCACCCAAGATTCGTCCTGGCAGATTTGGAAGCGTGATTTAGATGTGAATCGAATGAACGCTGCGTGCGAAATTCTTCTCACCTACGAAGATTTTACGAGTTTTTCTAAACTTCATACCAATACCAAAACCAATTATTGTAAAATCTACAAAGCCAATTGGGAGCAGACTGGTTCGCAATTAATATTCACTATTTCTGCAGATCGATTTTTACGGAATATGGTTCGTGCAATTGTTGGAACAATGGTCGAAATCGGAAATGGAAAATTAGAACCGCAAGATTTGCAGCGGATTATCGGAGACAAAAACCGAAATTCTGCGGGAACTTCTGCGCCGCCACAAGGTTTATTTTTGGTAGATGTAGGTTACGATTTCTAA
- a CDS encoding DUF4136 domain-containing protein, which yields MSKKYILLLLASATLGLTSCSPFQVKSDYAETANFNMYKTYKLRIDDLKLNDIDKDRVLNEVSRQLQTKGLSVSETPDLIVNVKANHKKVQDIQSSRPYGMYGWGGPFGYGFGVNRTWTSNYNQGALVLDMIDARTQKLVWQGSGTGISVDSPKSKQKQIPEIVAEIMANYPPNKMK from the coding sequence ATGAGCAAAAAATATATCTTACTTTTATTGGCATCTGCTACTTTGGGACTGACTTCTTGCAGCCCTTTTCAGGTGAAATCTGATTATGCAGAAACTGCAAATTTCAATATGTACAAAACGTATAAATTACGCATTGATGATTTGAAATTAAACGATATTGATAAAGACCGTGTTTTGAACGAAGTCTCACGACAACTACAAACTAAAGGTTTAAGCGTTTCGGAAACACCCGATTTGATTGTGAATGTGAAAGCAAATCACAAAAAAGTACAGGACATTCAATCGTCCAGACCTTATGGAATGTACGGTTGGGGCGGACCTTTCGGTTACGGTTTTGGTGTAAATAGAACTTGGACTTCAAATTATAATCAAGGCGCCTTAGTTCTTGATATGATTGATGCGAGAACGCAGAAGTTGGTTTGGCAAGGAAGCGGAACAGGAATTTCTGTAGATTCACCGAAATCTAAGCAAAAACAAATTCCAGAAATTGTAGCGGAAATCATGGCAAACTATCCGCCAAATAAAATGAAATAA
- a CDS encoding DUF5522 domain-containing protein — protein MYQKIIKEHEDFYYNEQGYKVFTEAYHLKRGYCCKSGCKHCPYGYDKKTDTFKKIAKPEIKKTAE, from the coding sequence ATGTACCAGAAAATTATCAAAGAACACGAAGACTTTTACTATAATGAACAAGGTTATAAAGTTTTTACGGAAGCCTATCACTTAAAACGCGGTTATTGCTGCAAAAGTGGTTGCAAACATTGTCCTTACGGTTACGATAAAAAGACAGACACTTTTAAAAAAATAGCAAAACCGGAAATAAAGAAGACTGCAGAATGA
- a CDS encoding glucosaminidase domain-containing protein has protein sequence MKKVFFALALLIIAKFHAQTWKTDEQYIQKFASYAVEEMEKYKIPASITLAQGLLETGGGQSRLAQQGNNHFGIKCKEDWTGKTMKHTDDAPNECFRVYDDPRDSYEDHSKFLAYRQYYVNLFKLDMMDYKAWAHGLKKAGYATNPRYAYILIDKIEKNKLYEFDKTNSKEVLYAVLKMYPDLKNDRIFMAQMDQSRATTKPVTVKVPYEQVSYAKQQKNVNDIVSKAETLKSILIKSHPNGGKKFVIIPDDISLEAISKKFGVSESRLMKWNELDGNRLRRNDILFLESKSSSGNVATYKAQSGESMHDISQKFGIKVKKLYSKNRMDFGRQPKVGQVIYLQSKKPKK, from the coding sequence ATGAAGAAAGTATTTTTTGCTTTGGCACTCCTAATTATAGCAAAGTTTCACGCTCAAACCTGGAAGACAGATGAGCAATATATCCAGAAATTTGCTTCTTACGCCGTAGAAGAAATGGAAAAATATAAAATCCCCGCGTCGATTACTTTAGCACAAGGACTTTTGGAAACTGGCGGCGGACAAAGTCGCTTGGCTCAGCAGGGAAATAATCATTTTGGAATTAAATGTAAAGAAGACTGGACGGGCAAAACAATGAAACACACGGACGATGCGCCAAATGAATGTTTTCGCGTGTATGACGATCCCCGTGATTCCTATGAAGATCATTCGAAGTTCTTGGCATACCGTCAATATTACGTGAATCTTTTCAAGCTCGATATGATGGATTATAAAGCCTGGGCTCACGGTTTGAAAAAAGCTGGTTATGCCACAAATCCACGTTATGCCTATATACTAATCGATAAAATTGAAAAAAATAAACTCTACGAATTCGACAAAACAAATTCTAAAGAAGTTCTTTATGCTGTTTTAAAAATGTATCCAGATTTGAAAAACGACCGTATTTTTATGGCGCAAATGGATCAGAGCCGGGCCACTACTAAACCTGTAACGGTAAAAGTTCCATACGAACAAGTTTCTTATGCAAAACAGCAAAAAAATGTAAATGATATTGTTTCGAAAGCAGAAACTTTAAAATCTATTTTAATTAAAAGTCACCCGAATGGCGGTAAGAAATTTGTCATTATTCCTGATGATATTAGTCTTGAAGCCATTTCAAAGAAATTTGGTGTTTCAGAAAGTCGTTTAATGAAATGGAACGAACTCGACGGAAATCGGTTGCGTAGAAATGACATTTTATTTTTAGAATCGAAATCTTCCTCTGGAAATGTTGCTACCTACAAAGCACAATCTGGCGAATCGATGCACGATATTTCCCAAAAATTCGGAATTAAAGTAAAAAAATTGTATTCGAAAAATCGAATGGACTTTGGCAGACAGCCGAAAGTTGGGCAAGTTATTTATCTACAAAGCAAAAAACCAAAGAAATAG
- a CDS encoding DUF892 family protein, giving the protein MKNIDKPIRSLSNNKILKSQSELEIFFIHSLQEMYEAECVIEEEFGKIENKILSPNLHDILKRHFAIHLRHMVRMRKIFQLEGETVTRKKCESINAILSEAISHLYLFSDDIANWEIALILVSQKLAHLKIASYSGLAHLAIKLKHYEAATLFAICVQEEEEFIVNNLNGIINEFLASHIDGYKK; this is encoded by the coding sequence ATGAAAAATATTGATAAACCGATTCGTTCTTTATCAAATAATAAAATTTTAAAATCCCAATCTGAACTGGAAATTTTTTTTATTCACTCTTTACAGGAGATGTACGAAGCGGAATGCGTGATAGAAGAGGAATTCGGTAAAATTGAAAATAAAATACTTTCACCAAATTTACATGATATTCTCAAACGTCATTTTGCAATTCACCTCAGACATATGGTTAGAATGCGGAAAATCTTTCAGCTGGAAGGTGAAACTGTCACACGTAAAAAATGTGAAAGCATCAACGCAATTCTCTCCGAAGCAATCAGCCACCTCTATCTTTTTTCTGATGATATTGCAAATTGGGAAATCGCCTTAATTCTTGTTTCTCAAAAATTAGCACATTTAAAAATTGCATCCTACAGCGGATTAGCTCATTTAGCAATTAAGCTGAAACATTATGAAGCTGCTACACTGTTTGCGATTTGCGTACAAGAGGAAGAAGAATTCATCGTAAATAATTTAAATGGAATTATCAATGAATTTTTAGCATCTCATATCGATGGCTACAAAAAATAA
- a CDS encoding 1-aminocyclopropane-1-carboxylate deaminase/D-cysteine desulfhydrase, whose protein sequence is MKIPNFSIPLTEIPLQKNIQLFLKREDLIHPHISGNKYWKLFYNINSYLKQNPINPFIITFGGAFSNHIAATAALGKEYNLKSLGIIRGEEIQYKWQLNPTLKLAHENGMDFRFVTRSAYKDKDALTKILQKEFTDALIIPEGGTNDQAVDGIQFMLAEETKSFDYLCTAVGTGGTIAGISKFAEKNQKVLGFKVVDDISLNSTVLELSNRNNFTLFEAHDGGYGKISDQNIRFINDFKERYDIQLDPIYTGKMMRHLLKGIEEDYFPNGAKILAFHTGGLQGIFGANELLKKQNRELIRF, encoded by the coding sequence ATGAAAATCCCCAACTTTTCAATTCCCCTCACCGAAATTCCTCTTCAGAAAAATATTCAGCTTTTTCTGAAAAGAGAAGATCTCATTCATCCGCACATTTCAGGGAACAAATACTGGAAACTCTTTTATAATATCAATTCCTATTTAAAACAAAACCCAATAAATCCCTTCATTATTACTTTTGGTGGCGCATTCTCCAATCATATTGCCGCAACTGCGGCTTTAGGGAAAGAATACAATTTGAAATCTCTGGGAATTATTCGTGGAGAGGAAATTCAATACAAATGGCAACTGAATCCCACCTTAAAACTTGCGCACGAAAATGGGATGGACTTTCGTTTTGTAACCCGTTCAGCATACAAAGACAAAGATGCTTTAACAAAGATTTTACAAAAAGAATTCACTGATGCTTTAATTATACCCGAAGGAGGAACGAACGATCAGGCAGTCGACGGTATTCAGTTTATGCTCGCTGAGGAAACAAAAAGTTTTGATTATCTTTGCACCGCAGTAGGAACTGGCGGAACAATCGCTGGAATTTCTAAATTTGCAGAGAAGAATCAAAAGGTTTTAGGTTTTAAGGTGGTGGATGATATTTCCTTGAATAGTACGGTTTTAGAACTTTCAAACAGAAATAATTTTACACTTTTTGAAGCGCACGATGGAGGTTACGGCAAAATAAGTGACCAAAATATTCGTTTTATCAATGATTTCAAAGAGAGATATGACATTCAACTGGATCCAATTTATACTGGAAAAATGATGCGTCATCTTTTAAAGGGGATTGAAGAGGATTATTTTCCGAATGGCGCTAAAATTCTGGCTTTTCATACGGGCGGTTTGCAGGGAATCTTCGGAGCCAACGAATTATTGAAAAAACAGAATCGAGAATTGATAAGATTTTAA
- a CDS encoding NADH:flavin oxidoreductase/NADH oxidase: MLYSPIKFRNLELKNRWVMSPMCMYSCDQGVPNDFHFVHYASRAQGGTGLLIVEATGVVPDGRITHKCTGLWNDEQTQGFKIIVDFIHQNSESKIGIQLGHAGRKASTWVGKQLSLEDGWETVAPSKIPYAEGERIPHELTIPEIKKLVEDFKDATRRSLEAGFDLIEIHAAHGYLIHQFMSPLSNVRTDEYGGSFENRIRFLIEIVDAANELLDENHPLFVRISGTEYAENGWDIDDSVKLAEVLKSKNVDLIDVSSGGNIAGTKITLFDGYQVPLAAQIKKETGMKTGAVGLIKSAELAEEILEKEEADLIFVAREILRNPYLAIQGSFEAKDECDFPHQYDRARI; encoded by the coding sequence ATATTATATTCCCCTATAAAATTTAGAAATCTCGAATTAAAGAACCGTTGGGTAATGTCCCCGATGTGTATGTACTCTTGCGATCAAGGCGTTCCGAATGATTTTCATTTTGTGCATTATGCGAGCCGCGCCCAAGGCGGAACAGGTTTGCTGATCGTAGAAGCAACTGGAGTTGTGCCGGACGGAAGAATTACGCACAAGTGCACGGGACTTTGGAACGATGAACAAACGCAAGGTTTTAAAATAATTGTAGATTTTATACATCAGAATTCTGAAAGCAAAATCGGAATTCAACTAGGACACGCGGGAAGAAAAGCCTCAACCTGGGTTGGTAAGCAGCTTTCTTTGGAAGATGGTTGGGAAACTGTCGCGCCTTCAAAAATTCCTTATGCCGAAGGAGAGCGAATTCCACATGAATTGACAATTCCAGAAATTAAAAAGTTAGTTGAGGATTTTAAAGATGCTACGAGAAGATCTTTGGAAGCTGGCTTTGATTTAATAGAAATTCACGCAGCACACGGCTATTTGATTCACCAGTTTATGTCTCCATTATCAAATGTAAGAACTGATGAATATGGCGGAAGTTTTGAAAATAGAATCCGATTTCTTATAGAAATTGTAGATGCTGCAAATGAACTTTTGGATGAAAATCACCCTTTATTCGTGAGGATTTCTGGAACTGAATACGCAGAAAATGGTTGGGATATTGATGACAGCGTAAAACTTGCAGAAGTTTTAAAGAGCAAAAACGTCGATTTGATCGATGTTTCCAGCGGAGGAAATATTGCTGGTACCAAGATCACTTTGTTTGATGGATACCAAGTTCCATTAGCCGCGCAAATTAAAAAAGAAACCGGAATGAAAACCGGCGCTGTTGGATTGATAAAATCTGCAGAATTGGCAGAAGAAATTTTGGAAAAAGAAGAAGCTGACTTGATTTTCGTCGCTCGTGAAATTTTAAGAAATCCCTACTTGGCTATTCAAGGTTCCTTCGAAGCAAAAGACGAATGTGATTTTCCACATCAATACGACAGAGCACGAATATAA
- a CDS encoding metallophosphoesterase family protein, with product MKILLLSDSHSYIDDRILEYATNADEIWHCGDFGNLEVIEKIEKIKPLRGVYGNIDGTEIRKIFPEILRFKCEDVEVLMIHIGGYPNKYTPLARKEISEKAPKLFISGHSHILKAMYDQKNSLLHLNPGAMGKVGWHQMRTMMRFEINGDQIENLEVIELGKK from the coding sequence ATGAAAATATTGCTCCTCTCCGACTCACATTCTTACATCGACGATCGGATTTTAGAATACGCAACAAACGCAGATGAAATTTGGCATTGCGGAGATTTCGGAAATCTTGAGGTTATTGAGAAAATAGAGAAAATAAAACCTCTACGCGGCGTTTACGGCAATATCGACGGCACAGAAATCCGAAAAATATTTCCCGAAATTTTACGCTTCAAATGTGAAGATGTAGAAGTTTTGATGATTCATATCGGCGGTTATCCAAACAAGTACACACCATTAGCTAGAAAAGAAATCTCCGAAAAAGCGCCGAAACTATTTATTTCAGGACATTCCCATATTTTAAAAGCGATGTATGATCAGAAAAATAGTTTACTTCATCTTAATCCTGGTGCGATGGGAAAAGTCGGCTGGCACCAAATGCGAACGATGATGCGTTTTGAAATTAATGGCGACCAAATCGAAAATTTAGAAGTGATCGAACTGGGAAAAAAGTAA